One segment of Shewanella piezotolerans WP3 DNA contains the following:
- a CDS encoding MFS transporter has product MQRQIIKGRLGLVQQTSSQTISLKEKLGYACGDVASNFYWRVFDVFLFIFYTDVFGLSPAVVGTMMLVTRIIDAFSDPLMGALADRTHSRFGKFRPYLIWGILPIAAAGILTFTVPDLDEPGKIIWAYATYILMMLAYTFINVPYGALLGVITADTQSRTALTSFRFIGAFSGGTLVAYLTPELVSWLGNGDEALGWQLTMMVYGIAAAVLFTISFATTTERIKPPAHQQTPIKQDIKDLFSNRPWIILFCLALIIMMTISLRGSTGTFYFKYYAEREDLIGSFAMVYMLALATGAALTPLLTKWFDKRRLLLILMTAVTLLSALFYFVPKESIGLMFSLQILIGLCLGPKSPLVFSMYADTADYSEWKNKRRATAMIFSAASFAQKLGGALAGGMIGWLLASMGYVANQVQSGESQHGIVLLMTLLPALFSLLSLVVIRMYPLDDAALQQLQQELIERQQGEFEDARG; this is encoded by the coding sequence ATGCAACGACAAATCATAAAGGGACGCTTGGGTTTAGTGCAGCAAACCTCTAGTCAAACCATCTCTTTAAAAGAAAAACTAGGTTATGCCTGCGGAGATGTCGCCTCTAACTTTTACTGGCGGGTGTTTGATGTTTTTCTATTCATTTTCTATACCGACGTGTTTGGCTTATCGCCTGCCGTAGTCGGCACCATGATGTTGGTCACGCGGATTATTGATGCCTTTTCAGATCCTCTCATGGGGGCATTAGCGGATAGAACCCACAGCCGTTTTGGAAAATTCAGACCCTACCTTATATGGGGCATATTGCCTATTGCCGCTGCGGGCATACTGACATTTACAGTCCCCGACTTAGATGAGCCAGGCAAAATTATCTGGGCTTATGCGACATACATTTTGATGATGCTGGCCTATACCTTTATCAACGTGCCTTATGGTGCGCTGCTTGGGGTTATCACCGCCGATACTCAGTCTAGAACCGCGCTGACTAGCTTTCGCTTTATTGGCGCTTTCTCTGGCGGAACCTTGGTGGCTTATCTCACCCCTGAATTGGTGAGTTGGTTAGGTAATGGTGATGAGGCATTGGGTTGGCAATTAACCATGATGGTCTATGGAATCGCAGCAGCCGTGTTATTTACTATTAGTTTTGCTACCACCACAGAGCGCATTAAGCCACCGGCACATCAACAAACGCCTATCAAGCAAGATATTAAAGACCTATTTAGTAACCGCCCTTGGATTATCCTATTTTGCTTAGCGCTCATTATCATGATGACAATCTCGCTGAGGGGCAGTACTGGCACCTTTTATTTTAAGTATTACGCCGAGCGTGAAGATCTTATCGGCAGTTTTGCCATGGTGTATATGCTGGCCTTGGCTACGGGGGCTGCACTCACACCGCTATTGACTAAGTGGTTTGATAAACGCCGTTTACTGCTTATTTTGATGACGGCAGTGACGCTATTATCGGCGCTATTTTATTTTGTACCTAAAGAGAGCATCGGCTTGATGTTCAGCTTACAGATTTTGATAGGTTTGTGCTTGGGGCCAAAATCACCGCTGGTATTTTCAATGTATGCCGACACCGCTGATTATTCTGAATGGAAGAATAAACGTCGTGCCACGGCAATGATTTTCTCTGCCGCCTCTTTTGCGCAAAAGCTTGGCGGCGCGTTAGCGGGTGGAATGATAGGTTGGTTGCTTGCATCGATGGGTTATGTTGCTAACCAAGTTCAAAGCGGTGAATCTCAACATGGCATTGTATTATTGATGACTCTGCTACCCGCACTGTTCTCCTTGTTGTCATTGGTGGTGATTCGAATGTATCCATTGGATGATGCAGCGCTGCAGCAATTACAACAGGAATTAATTGAACGCCAGCAAGGGGAGTTCGAAGATGCCCGTGGTTAA
- a CDS encoding LysR family transcriptional regulator, which produces MRKIDLLKAMRSFVIVAERESFTEASRELNIVASAVSKHVSDLESHFSSQLLYRTTRAMHLTSEGEYYLEQFKEIIARIDSLENIASERLQQVAGNLTISAPQGSAALGYLHNTSEFIKRHPDVRISWLFLNRFVNMVEEGVDLSIRIGELADSNLIARQYTSIKVHFVASPDYIKLHGLPKHPKELSQHQCVLDSSNRQPGRWRYNEAAKESTITVKGYVQANDGEVAARFAADGHGIAYLPSFLMQQYLDSGELCPILEDYEFDETPVSLVFPANRLMNPALRALIEFLIEKKPA; this is translated from the coding sequence ATGAGAAAAATAGATCTATTAAAAGCGATGCGAAGTTTTGTCATCGTGGCTGAAAGAGAGAGTTTTACTGAGGCATCGCGAGAGCTGAATATTGTGGCGTCGGCAGTAAGTAAACATGTATCTGATTTGGAAAGTCATTTTTCATCACAGCTGCTCTATCGCACCACCAGAGCGATGCATTTAACCAGTGAGGGTGAATATTACCTCGAGCAGTTTAAAGAGATTATTGCGCGGATAGATAGCCTCGAAAATATTGCCAGTGAAAGGCTGCAGCAAGTTGCGGGAAATCTGACTATATCCGCGCCTCAAGGAAGTGCGGCATTAGGTTATCTGCACAATACCAGCGAGTTTATTAAGCGGCATCCTGATGTGCGGATCTCGTGGTTATTCTTAAATCGTTTCGTCAACATGGTTGAGGAGGGGGTGGATTTAAGTATAAGAATAGGTGAGCTTGCGGACTCTAATTTGATTGCACGGCAATATACTTCGATAAAGGTACATTTTGTTGCGAGCCCTGACTACATTAAGCTACATGGTTTACCTAAACATCCGAAAGAGTTGAGCCAGCACCAATGCGTGCTTGATAGCTCGAACCGCCAGCCAGGTCGATGGCGCTATAATGAGGCGGCTAAGGAGTCGACGATTACAGTGAAAGGCTATGTGCAGGCCAATGACGGTGAAGTTGCAGCGAGATTCGCCGCTGATGGTCATGGAATTGCTTACCTGCCTTCATTTTTGATGCAGCAGTATTTAGATTCTGGTGAACTTTGCCCAATTCTAGAGGATTATGAGTTTGACGAAACGCCTGTTTCACTGGTTTTCCCAGCCAACAGATTGATGAATCCTGCCCTTAGAGCGTTAATCGAATTCCTTATTGAAAAAAAACCAGCCTAA
- a CDS encoding short chain dehydrogenase: MKILLIGASGTIGAAVETALKPEHTVISANFSGGDVQVDLGNTESINAMFNSVGKVDAVISTAGLASFAALNELTEADYQLALQNKLMGQINLIRIGQQFVNTGGSVTLTSGVLSREPMHGSSVISMANGALESFVKAAALELDTLRVNVVAPIFVKETMAMMGMDTTSGLSAADTANAYVAAVTGDMSGKTLDAPGFV, translated from the coding sequence ATGAAAATATTACTTATCGGTGCATCTGGAACTATCGGCGCAGCAGTAGAAACAGCTCTTAAGCCTGAGCATACAGTCATCTCTGCAAACTTTAGTGGCGGCGATGTGCAGGTTGACCTTGGCAACACTGAATCCATTAACGCGATGTTCAACTCTGTAGGCAAGGTAGACGCCGTTATCTCTACCGCTGGATTAGCATCGTTTGCGGCATTGAATGAGCTGACCGAAGCAGACTATCAACTAGCGCTACAGAACAAACTCATGGGGCAAATCAACCTGATTCGAATTGGTCAACAATTTGTCAACACTGGCGGTTCGGTTACCCTCACCTCTGGAGTATTATCACGTGAGCCTATGCATGGTAGCAGCGTTATCAGTATGGCCAACGGGGCTTTAGAGAGCTTTGTAAAAGCGGCAGCACTAGAACTCGATACACTGCGTGTTAACGTCGTAGCACCTATCTTTGTAAAAGAGACCATGGCAATGATGGGCATGGATACAACGTCAGGTTTATCTGCTGCAGATACAGCAAACGCCTACGTTGCAGCTGTAACCGGCGACATGAGTGGCAAAACTCTGGATGCACCGGGTTTTGTCTAA
- the lysS gene encoding lysine--tRNA ligase: MTEQTQDENKLIAERRAKLEHIRANCPANGHPNNFDRKHKAADIQAEYGHHTKEELEGMDVQRSIAGRVMAKRGPFLVIQDVSGRIQAYAGKDVQKDLKATFQGLDIGDIIGVTGKLHLSGKGDLYVNMEQYQLLTKALRPLPEKFHGLSDQETRYRQRYVDLIVNEESREAFIMRSKVVSAIRNFMIKKEFMEVETPMMHSIPGGASARPFETHHNALDMAMYLRIAPELYLKRLVVGGFERVFEVNRNFRNEGLSPRHNPEFTMMEFYMAYADYKDLMDLTEEMLSSIATDLCGSTQLPYGEHTVDFGGPYARLSMLDAIKKYNPENATIQSMTYEEVKDVEFMRNLAKSIGMTIEKFWTCGQLLEEIFGETAEPQLMQPTFITGYPADISPLARRNDENHFITDRFEFFIGGREVANGFSELNDAEDQDNRFKAQVDAKDAGDDEAMFYDADYIRALEHGLPPTAGQGIGIDRLVMLFTNTHTIRDVILFPAMRPQG; the protein is encoded by the coding sequence ATGACTGAACAAACACAAGATGAGAACAAGTTAATTGCAGAACGCCGTGCCAAGTTAGAGCACATCCGCGCGAACTGCCCAGCAAACGGTCACCCGAACAACTTCGATCGAAAACACAAAGCGGCAGATATCCAAGCTGAGTATGGTCACCATACTAAAGAAGAGCTTGAAGGCATGGACGTTCAACGTTCAATCGCTGGTCGTGTTATGGCTAAGCGTGGCCCATTTTTGGTTATCCAAGATGTGAGCGGACGTATCCAAGCTTATGCGGGTAAGGATGTTCAAAAAGATCTTAAAGCCACTTTCCAAGGTCTAGATATCGGTGACATCATAGGTGTGACAGGCAAGCTGCACCTTTCTGGTAAAGGTGACCTTTACGTGAACATGGAACAGTACCAGTTGCTAACTAAAGCACTGCGTCCACTGCCTGAAAAATTCCACGGCTTGTCAGATCAAGAAACTCGTTACCGTCAGCGTTACGTTGACTTGATTGTTAATGAAGAGTCTCGTGAAGCCTTTATCATGCGTTCAAAGGTTGTTTCAGCAATCCGTAACTTCATGATCAAAAAAGAGTTCATGGAAGTTGAAACCCCAATGATGCACAGCATCCCAGGTGGCGCTTCAGCTCGTCCATTTGAAACGCATCATAATGCCTTAGATATGGCTATGTATCTGCGTATCGCACCAGAGCTGTACCTTAAGCGTTTGGTTGTTGGTGGCTTTGAGCGTGTATTTGAAGTTAACCGTAACTTCCGTAACGAAGGCTTGTCTCCTCGTCATAACCCAGAATTCACTATGATGGAATTCTACATGGCGTACGCTGACTATAAAGATCTGATGGATCTTACCGAAGAGATGCTAAGTTCTATCGCCACTGATCTTTGTGGTTCAACTCAGCTGCCATACGGTGAGCATACGGTTGATTTTGGTGGCCCTTACGCGCGTTTAAGCATGTTGGATGCGATCAAGAAGTACAACCCAGAAAACGCAACGATTCAGTCAATGACTTATGAAGAAGTTAAAGACGTTGAGTTTATGCGTAACCTGGCGAAAAGCATCGGCATGACAATCGAGAAGTTCTGGACTTGTGGTCAACTGCTTGAAGAGATCTTCGGTGAAACAGCTGAGCCTCAGCTAATGCAACCTACTTTCATTACTGGCTACCCTGCAGACATCTCTCCGCTGGCACGTCGTAATGATGAAAACCATTTTATCACTGACCGTTTCGAGTTCTTTATCGGTGGCCGTGAAGTGGCTAACGGTTTCTCTGAGCTTAACGATGCAGAAGATCAAGACAACCGTTTTAAAGCTCAGGTTGACGCGAAAGATGCTGGTGATGACGAAGCAATGTTCTATGACGCAGATTATATCCGCGCACTAGAGCACGGCCTACCGCCAACAGCGGGTCAAGGTATTGGTATCGACCGTTTGGTGATGCTATTTACCAACACGCACACTATTCGTGACGTGATTCTGTTCCCAGCGATGCGCCCACAAGGGTGA
- the prfB gene encoding peptide chain release factor 2 (programmed frameshift): protein MFEVNPVKFKIKELADRTDLLRGYLDYDAKSERLEEVSRELESAEVWNNPDNAQALGKERSALEAVVKTIDDMDSGLEDIEGLLELAVEEDDEETFNDASAELDDLEKRLEELEFRRMFSGPHDAADCYLDIQSGSGGTEAQDWANMVLRMFLRWGEAHDYKPELIEVTDGDVAGIKGATIKFTGEYAFGSLRTETGVHRLVRKSPFDSSGKRHTSFCSVFVYPEIDDSIEIDINPSDLRIDTYRASGAGGQHVNKTESAIRITHVPTNTVVQCQNDRSQHKNRDAAMKQLKAKLYELEMLRQNADKQAAEDAKSDIGWGSQIRSYVLDDARIKDLRTGVENRNTQSVLDGDLDKFIEASLKSGL from the exons ATGTTTGAAGTAAATCCAGTTAAGTTCAAAATCAAGGAGCTCGCTGACCGTACCGACCTTCTTCGGGGGTATCTT GACTACGATGCTAAAAGTGAGCGTCTAGAAGAAGTTAGCAGAGAACTTGAAAGTGCTGAGGTTTGGAATAATCCTGACAACGCACAAGCGCTAGGTAAAGAGCGTTCCGCACTTGAAGCGGTAGTGAAAACTATCGACGATATGGATAGCGGCTTAGAAGATATTGAAGGATTACTTGAACTTGCTGTTGAAGAAGATGATGAAGAAACCTTCAACGACGCAAGTGCTGAATTAGATGATCTTGAGAAACGGTTAGAGGAACTTGAGTTCCGCCGTATGTTCTCTGGTCCACATGATGCAGCCGATTGTTATTTAGATATTCAATCTGGTTCTGGCGGAACAGAAGCGCAAGATTGGGCCAATATGGTACTGCGTATGTTCTTGCGTTGGGGTGAAGCCCACGACTATAAGCCTGAACTGATTGAAGTGACTGATGGTGATGTTGCTGGTATTAAAGGCGCTACCATTAAGTTTACTGGCGAATACGCCTTTGGCTCACTGCGTACAGAAACCGGTGTACACCGTTTAGTACGTAAGTCACCGTTTGATTCATCGGGCAAACGTCACACCTCTTTTTGTTCGGTGTTCGTTTATCCAGAGATTGACGACTCGATTGAGATTGATATCAATCCGTCTGATCTAAGAATTGATACCTACCGCGCCTCAGGTGCGGGTGGTCAGCATGTGAACAAAACCGAATCTGCGATTCGTATTACTCACGTGCCTACAAATACCGTCGTGCAGTGTCAGAATGACCGTTCACAACATAAGAACCGTGACGCTGCGATGAAACAGTTAAAAGCGAAGCTGTATGAGCTAGAGATGCTTAGACAGAACGCTGATAAGCAAGCCGCTGAAGATGCTAAATCAGATATTGGTTGGGGCAGCCAGATCCGCTCATATGTGCTCGATGATGCACGTATTAAAGATCTGCGTACCGGCGTTGAAAACCGAAATACCCAGAGCGTTTTAGATGGCGATCTGGACAAGTTTATTGAAGCTAGCCTTAAATCTGGCCTTTAA
- a CDS encoding pentapeptide repeat-containing protein, whose amino-acid sequence MPPTHDQALTCRYHEENNHTCQEPAGDSGLCYWHDPKFIKDRPEDIQQLEQYARRGGQLRGISLNHAKLSGIDLVRHQQKIGYDLSNAELYRADLSGGHLFNINLTDASLMKADLREANLHCANLDGCNLLGVKWIGSKIENMHAGKILRQEKLALAAEKCGNTEKAMDYFEQAEEIYRDLRKAAEREGLFAMSGEYIRKELTMRRHQMPKRCVKRFISKAIDLFCGYGEAPLRVIGFSLVLILFSAILYFFTGLNFNGEVHQFSFNNSLVDNLFIFLNCIYYSVVTFTTLGYGDFTPIGISRAIAAFEAFTGSFTIALFVVVFVKKMTR is encoded by the coding sequence ATGCCGCCGACACACGACCAAGCGTTGACATGCCGTTATCATGAGGAAAATAACCACACTTGCCAAGAACCGGCAGGTGATTCAGGCTTGTGCTACTGGCACGACCCAAAGTTTATTAAAGACAGACCCGAAGATATTCAACAGCTTGAACAATACGCCAGACGCGGAGGTCAACTTAGGGGCATCAGTCTCAACCATGCCAAGCTTAGCGGAATAGATCTGGTGCGCCACCAACAAAAAATTGGCTACGATCTCAGTAACGCCGAGCTCTACCGTGCTGATTTAAGTGGCGGTCACCTGTTTAATATTAACCTTACTGATGCCAGTTTAATGAAGGCAGATCTGCGGGAAGCAAATCTGCACTGCGCCAACCTTGATGGCTGTAATTTGCTGGGAGTTAAATGGATTGGCTCCAAAATAGAGAACATGCACGCAGGCAAGATCCTGCGTCAGGAAAAGCTCGCGCTAGCGGCTGAAAAATGTGGTAACACAGAAAAAGCCATGGACTATTTTGAGCAGGCAGAAGAGATCTATCGCGACCTACGTAAAGCCGCCGAGCGTGAAGGACTATTCGCCATGTCAGGCGAGTATATTCGTAAAGAATTGACCATGCGCCGCCACCAAATGCCCAAACGTTGCGTAAAACGATTTATCTCTAAAGCGATTGATCTGTTTTGCGGCTACGGTGAAGCGCCCTTGAGAGTCATAGGGTTTTCTTTGGTGTTGATATTGTTCAGCGCCATTTTATATTTTTTTACTGGACTTAACTTTAACGGCGAAGTGCACCAATTCAGCTTTAACAACAGCTTAGTCGATAACCTGTTTATCTTTCTAAATTGTATCTACTACTCTGTAGTCACCTTTACCACACTCGGGTATGGAGACTTCACCCCCATAGGGATCTCCCGCGCAATCGCTGCGTTCGAAGCCTTCACCGGCAGCTTTACTATTGCGCTTTTCGTGGTGGTATTTGTGAAAAAGATGACCCGTTAA
- a CDS encoding IS3-like element ISSpi1 family transposase (programmed frameshift) has translation MRGKRYPDEFKIEAVKQVTERGYQIADVADRLGVTSKSLHNWINKFDKPEKQHITIDNQQDEIRKLKAELRRVTEERNIPKGGRRVLCKRVKEKYTFIKSRLKHYPVKTLCEILGVHRSGFYAWLKEPLSRRATEDKRLLGKIKQYWLESGCVYGYRNITLDLKDDGEAVGKNRVYRIMRTADIKAVRGYKRNPSFGRGDVSHTAPNTLNRGFDIAEPNKVWVTDFTYIRTHEGWLYLTVVIDLFSRQVVGWTMKSTARADLVIDALLMAVWRRTPTEKVLIHSDQGVQYTCSDWRSFLKEHNLEASMSRRGNCHDNAVAESFFSLLKKDRIKRKVYKTRDEARAEIFNYIEYFYNPVRHHGSNNGLSPMNFEKQYYENLESV, from the exons ATGCGCGGAAAACGATATCCAGATGAGTTCAAAATAGAAGCTGTTAAACAAGTCACTGAGCGTGGTTATCAAATCGCAGATGTTGCTGATAGATTAGGCGTCACTTCCAAAAGTTTGCACAACTGGATTAATAAGTTTGATAAGCCGGAAAAGCAACACATCACCATTGATAATCAACAAGACGAAATACGTAAACTCAAGGCTGAACTACGTCGCGTAACCGAAGAGCGAAATATCC CTAAAGGAGGCCGCCGTGTACTTTGCAAGCGAGTCAAAGAAAAGTACACGTTCATAAAGTCTAGGCTCAAGCACTACCCAGTAAAAACCCTATGCGAAATACTTGGCGTTCACCGCAGCGGCTTCTATGCCTGGCTTAAGGAGCCTCTGAGTCGCAGAGCTACTGAAGATAAGCGACTACTAGGTAAAATTAAACAGTATTGGCTAGAAAGCGGTTGTGTGTATGGCTACCGAAATATCACTTTAGACCTTAAAGATGATGGTGAGGCTGTTGGAAAAAATCGGGTATATCGGATCATGAGAACAGCTGATATTAAGGCTGTACGTGGCTATAAGCGCAATCCAAGTTTTGGCAGAGGCGATGTTAGTCATACAGCACCAAATACGTTAAATAGAGGGTTTGACATCGCTGAGCCCAATAAAGTTTGGGTGACCGACTTTACCTATATTCGGACTCATGAAGGTTGGCTATATCTCACTGTTGTTATCGATCTATTCTCTCGACAAGTTGTCGGTTGGACAATGAAAAGTACAGCTAGAGCTGACCTAGTTATTGATGCGCTACTGATGGCGGTATGGAGACGCACTCCAACAGAAAAGGTGCTTATCCATTCCGATCAAGGCGTGCAATATACTTGCTCTGATTGGCGCAGCTTTCTTAAAGAGCACAACCTGGAAGCGAGTATGAGTCGAAGAGGAAACTGTCATGATAATGCAGTTGCTGAAAGCTTTTTCTCATTACTGAAAAAAGACAGGATTAAGCGAAAAGTCTACAAAACCAGAGATGAAGCGCGTGCTGAAATATTTAACTATATCGAATATTTCTACAATCCAGTGCGGCATCATGGTAGTAATAACGGACTGTCTCCAATGAATTTTGAAAAGCAGTATTATGAGAACTTAGAAAGTGTCTAG